In Paenibacillus sp. 1781tsa1, one DNA window encodes the following:
- the csrA gene encoding carbon storage regulator CsrA — protein sequence MLVLSRKKGESIIIQDQIEVTVLAVEGDTVRIGISAPKHIDIFRQEIYASIQEANRESATPLAANIEAFMERLRITDIKKD from the coding sequence ATGCTGGTATTATCACGTAAAAAAGGCGAGTCCATTATCATTCAGGATCAGATTGAGGTGACTGTACTCGCTGTAGAGGGAGATACAGTACGTATTGGAATCTCCGCACCCAAGCATATTGATATATTCAGGCAGGAAATATATGCATCCATTCAAGAGGCCAATCGGGAGTCTGCGACACCGCTTGCAGCCAATATTGAAGCCTTTATGGAACGTCTGCGAATTACAGATATCAAAAAAGATTAA
- the fliW gene encoding flagellar assembly protein FliW, which yields MWGSLEVKKEDVYQFPKGLPGFEEETEFALVPWEDTPFSYLQSTREPGLAFLLVSPFTFVPDYSFELGEVDKEELKIVEQVSVYSMVTIHSQANKSTMNLLAPVVLNPERHLGKQVVLHQSSYDTRHLIWEEDEAKSVKGGV from the coding sequence ATGTGGGGATCATTAGAGGTAAAAAAGGAAGATGTATATCAATTTCCTAAGGGTTTACCCGGATTTGAAGAGGAAACCGAGTTTGCATTGGTTCCTTGGGAAGATACACCTTTCAGTTATTTGCAATCGACAAGAGAGCCGGGACTGGCATTCCTCTTGGTAAGTCCATTTACTTTTGTACCAGATTATAGTTTTGAATTGGGAGAGGTAGATAAGGAAGAATTGAAGATTGTTGAGCAAGTGTCTGTATACTCCATGGTCACGATTCATTCACAGGCGAATAAATCAACAATGAACCTGCTTGCACCCGTAGTTCTTAACCCCGAGCGACATTTAGGTAAACAAGTTGTGCTCCATCAGTCTTCTTACGATACACGCCATCTGATCTGGGAAGAAGACGAAGCCAAATCCGTGAAAGGTGGAGTGTAA
- a CDS encoding DUF6470 family protein, whose amino-acid sequence MSTLPVLQIRTTPTLLSIDADPGQFSIRQPKAEVQLNTRPAKLTVESHPMRLSVDQSKAFSAYTGGNMIDMNARIYSGIQQIFLQNMAERVQQGNELAAIHKPGNTIANIIGSDWQARPFPETRTPASSGNVETRVYTQAPDINFTPAVSEMNVIVNRPEIEYNRGKLDIYVKQYASIQYTPPAIDIGL is encoded by the coding sequence TTGAGTACTCTTCCCGTTCTTCAGATTAGGACAACGCCTACTCTATTAAGTATTGATGCTGATCCAGGACAGTTCTCCATTCGTCAACCCAAAGCTGAGGTGCAGTTGAACACCAGACCTGCCAAGCTAACAGTGGAGAGTCATCCGATGAGACTGAGTGTAGATCAGAGCAAAGCATTCTCTGCTTACACAGGCGGCAATATGATTGATATGAATGCACGGATCTATTCAGGCATTCAACAGATCTTTTTGCAAAATATGGCTGAACGAGTTCAGCAGGGCAATGAATTGGCTGCAATTCATAAGCCTGGAAATACCATTGCGAATATTATTGGCTCAGACTGGCAGGCGAGGCCGTTTCCTGAAACGCGGACACCCGCTTCTTCCGGGAATGTAGAGACTCGTGTTTATACTCAGGCGCCAGATATCAACTTTACTCCAGCTGTCTCGGAAATGAATGTCATTGTGAATAGACCGGAGATTGAGTATAATCGGGGCAAGCTTGATATCTATGTGAAGCAGTATGCATCGATTCAGTACACGCCACCTGCCATAGATATAGGATTATAG
- the flgL gene encoding flagellar hook-associated protein FlgL, which produces MRITNNMLSSQLLLNLNRNAQQMNNTQTQLATGRKINKPSDDPVGITYSLRYRAELSSNDQYQKNVDSAISWLEFNDTVMNQAGNAVQRLRELTVQASTGTNPQSALDSINEEVKQLKEQLIDISNSKLNGKYIFNGETYDVKPYDFPSNPDGTLDTTNAASIVTDKGKINFIVGESVQLPINVSGNEVFGTETEEDNLFNIVNNIMKALTEGNQKELSNQLNNIDSRTDKMLAIRSEIGAKTNRVDLMMGRLDDLGINLTDLQSKVEDADYAELAMQSKIQENIYNASLSAGAKIISPSLVDFLR; this is translated from the coding sequence ATGAGAATAACGAATAATATGCTCAGTTCACAGCTACTTTTGAACTTAAACCGGAACGCACAGCAGATGAACAACACCCAGACCCAACTGGCAACAGGCCGCAAGATCAACAAACCTTCGGACGATCCGGTAGGGATTACTTACTCCCTTCGTTATCGTGCAGAACTTTCATCGAACGATCAGTATCAGAAAAACGTAGACAGTGCTATATCATGGCTTGAGTTTAATGATACGGTTATGAATCAGGCGGGTAACGCCGTACAACGTCTGCGCGAGTTGACGGTACAAGCTTCGACAGGGACCAATCCCCAGTCCGCGCTCGACAGTATTAATGAAGAGGTCAAACAGTTGAAAGAGCAACTGATTGATATCTCGAACAGTAAGCTTAACGGAAAATATATTTTTAATGGCGAGACATATGATGTTAAACCATATGATTTCCCGTCTAATCCAGACGGTACTTTAGATACAACAAACGCTGCTTCTATTGTGACGGATAAAGGGAAGATTAACTTCATCGTAGGTGAAAGTGTTCAATTGCCTATTAATGTGAGTGGTAATGAAGTGTTTGGCACAGAGACGGAAGAAGATAACTTGTTCAACATCGTGAACAACATTATGAAAGCTCTCACAGAAGGAAATCAAAAAGAGTTATCAAATCAGTTGAACAATATTGATAGCCGTACCGACAAGATGCTTGCGATCCGTTCTGAGATTGGTGCCAAGACGAACAGGGTTGATCTGATGATGGGACGTTTGGATGATCTCGGCATTAACCTGACAGATCTACAATCCAAAGTCGAGGATGCGGATTATGCCGAACTGGCGATGCAATCCAAGATCCAGGAAAACATCTATAATGCTTCTTTATCTGCGGGGGCCAAAATTATCTCACCATCTCTGGTGGACTTCTTAAGATAA
- the flgK gene encoding flagellar hook-associated protein FlgK, which translates to MTSTFHSIETAKRSLFTQTTALSTTGHNVANANTEGYSRQKVNMQASIPMEPFAFLHSTTPGQLGTGVEFDSITRVREKFLDDQYRNENTNFGSWSIQRDTLEKLEAIVNEPSETGFRTVMDNFYKSWSDLSKNPEDVTARRIVKETTLALTDAMNQISRQLDALSQDLDSNITVKSNEIQGYLGNIANLNSAIVKIESLGDNANDLRDQRDLMTDKLSKIMNITVTDSQQGYQIQMNGQALVTGGAVQVAVDPAFLNDAYTAGTLTNGEVHGMIKSRDTLVSDYRKQMDDLANTLANGDIEITLPAGSVLPDNTILDGVTYTGAARTLATDLKVTVKGLNGLHQLGYSMDGTNSGGVPFFTAAGGGTAITAGNISLNAEILADPNKIATSLRTSDASGTETVIKGNNTLAILLANLKDTPMKSADGLRNATIGAQFSAIVGQLGVQSQEAARQTSNSEFLVEQVDTRRQSVSGVSLDEEMSNMIKFQHAYNASARFMTTYDELLDKLINSTGTVGR; encoded by the coding sequence AGGCATCCATTCCAATGGAGCCATTTGCATTTTTGCATAGCACAACACCAGGACAGCTTGGTACAGGGGTAGAGTTCGACTCCATTACCCGTGTGCGTGAGAAATTCCTGGACGACCAATATCGTAATGAAAACACCAACTTCGGGAGTTGGTCCATTCAACGAGATACACTTGAGAAACTTGAAGCTATTGTGAACGAGCCATCGGAGACCGGATTTCGAACCGTAATGGATAACTTCTACAAATCATGGTCAGATCTGAGTAAAAACCCTGAGGATGTTACGGCACGCCGGATTGTCAAGGAAACAACTCTCGCTCTTACGGATGCGATGAATCAGATTAGCCGCCAATTGGATGCGCTTAGTCAGGATTTGGACAGTAACATCACTGTGAAAAGTAATGAAATCCAGGGTTACCTGGGTAACATTGCGAACCTCAATAGTGCCATAGTGAAAATTGAGTCTCTTGGCGACAATGCCAACGATTTGCGTGATCAACGTGATCTGATGACCGATAAACTGTCCAAAATCATGAATATTACTGTTACTGATTCTCAACAAGGATACCAGATCCAGATGAATGGACAGGCACTTGTTACAGGCGGGGCAGTACAAGTGGCGGTAGATCCTGCTTTTCTGAATGATGCATATACTGCGGGCACACTCACCAATGGTGAAGTTCATGGCATGATTAAGTCTAGAGATACATTGGTAAGTGATTATCGGAAACAAATGGACGACTTGGCTAATACCCTTGCTAACGGAGATATTGAAATTACTCTTCCTGCCGGTTCGGTCTTGCCAGACAATACTATACTGGATGGTGTTACATACACAGGTGCAGCACGAACACTGGCTACAGACCTGAAGGTTACAGTAAAAGGACTTAATGGATTGCATCAGCTTGGATACAGCATGGATGGAACTAACTCTGGAGGAGTCCCATTCTTTACAGCAGCGGGTGGTGGAACAGCCATTACAGCTGGCAATATTTCATTGAACGCAGAGATCCTGGCTGATCCGAATAAGATTGCGACCTCACTCCGCACATCGGATGCTTCTGGTACAGAGACTGTAATCAAAGGTAACAATACACTTGCCATTTTGCTTGCGAACCTGAAAGATACACCAATGAAATCAGCGGACGGTTTACGTAATGCAACGATCGGTGCACAATTCAGTGCCATTGTGGGACAACTGGGGGTACAATCTCAGGAAGCTGCACGTCAGACATCCAACTCGGAGTTCCTTGTGGAGCAAGTGGACACCCGTCGTCAATCCGTGAGTGGCGTATCTTTGGATGAAGAGATGTCCAATATGATCAAGTTCCAGCATGCATATAATGCATCTGCTCGATTTATGACCACATATGATGAATTACTTGATAAGTTGATTAACTCTACTGGGACAGTAGGCAGATAA